A stretch of Cicer arietinum cultivar CDC Frontier isolate Library 1 chromosome 5, Cicar.CDCFrontier_v2.0, whole genome shotgun sequence DNA encodes these proteins:
- the LOC101507086 gene encoding uncharacterized protein isoform X1 has protein sequence MVSCLAESGKTYVEKLINRVTAELRFVFCFTCIAKEFEEKKPELEAERKTMEQRVQVAVSEGKVIRANVLHWIKKVDKLIQENTKTKQTCFFGFCPDCIGRYKRGKELVNMTEEIKSSIEKGEIFEIIDLPQSLPGCGYYSLDYYIQFKGRESKYKELLDALKDDNNYMTGLQGMGGTGKTTLAIKVGKELEESKKFDHVIDTTVSFTLDIKKIQDDIAGPLGLKFEDCNNSDRPKILRSRLTNGEKILLILDDVWDQDTPLDFDRIGIPKRDNHNGCRVLITTRSKRILDTMNCDKKIELEILSDEDAWIMFKNYAGINDSFSNSLTSKGQKIARKCKGLPVAIAVIARSLKGQQHRKHEWDATLKSLKKHVSMPNVDDDVVGIYKCLKFSYDYMKNKKAKELLLLSSVFPEDEIISVEILTRLGIGMGIFGEDYRSYNDTRNEVVVAKNKLIDSCLLLDVIDTENIENVKMHDLVRDAAQWIANKEIWDVNLSIKDQKLLVQKEINIKYLFCKGKDMDLFCCKFECSKLETLIVDIDRDEGQECMGVPNSFFENIFKLRVLYFKSTHKMYSLSLPQSIQSLTNIRSLLVEGVDLGDISILGKLPSLETLDLDFCKINELPFEITKLGKFKLLYLNNCVIRRNNPFEVIEKCSSLEELYFKKSFNNFCREITIPELQKYHIYNGLGIMKYSQSKYVNFCASDASVFSEATFKYFMRTTEFLRLIGIKMGWRNLMPEIVPIDLGMNDLVELHLSSISQLQCLIKTIGSQVPSLLSKLVVLKLDNMENLEELFNGSLSFDSLKNLERLSMIRCKKFQRFFNCKLNLCNLKTLILKQCPMLVSLFPLMSQNLVQLEKLEITDCEELKNIIDVKREEESSEEIDDGDNDNKRHDSIFPKLKVLDIEGCHRLESILPFLSSQDFPVLEGISIKRCDGLKYIFSQYQHVELKSLKQMELFQLPSFIDIFPKCYDSMSLLVNESCSTSRDGFKAQIQLDPIKCNIFSWPFICCRGDKFGSSSTTRIPLVSEDQPQDYSITLVSNSHNLHIWERAQCLSVHPHFMCNIKNIVLFQILKIKSVFILSIAPRMLETLTITNCDELKHIVIDTEDHDSSGNNWGNVFPTLKRLHVQKCMQLEYIFGHYTNDHQNHTEIHLHLPALQYLNFCNLPSLVAMCPKQYRPTFPSLKELELNKCSQVDIKSIGDFIIHSVSKSQDSTIMKELSVKHFIDLESLRVDNSKAENLFCLNEMDGQPINLGLQKIQLSDMHDMKYLFGGPKNSFILKNLTKIIIIRCEILKVLFSTSILRCLSKLVFLRIEECKELKHIIEDDLQNQNMLNSFPKLKVLVVVKCCKLKYVLPVSICQEFLELEALVIRKAVELEEIFKSEGDQKVKIPKLNFIVFDKLPSLFFTQGIQFQTTKTRFVRNCRKLSSCLASTPYNFIEIYHFFVENTDEETPKQVLQQLLEASDGSDSGNESPSAETTEDFDGGIEVEVASQIQLKLTPEAEHEFVENVPDLEIPSIAILPTNSKELVNEESTNQQCLMNQQHPLGEIDTTTKPSQGNNCLKETEDQNIQEGYTPEKTVAETMSTISETRNGPPIQYISPKQKCVEEGTALTNANTITPSTHLELVTSSKEQDVDVRDSLGTTKTNDDQVSLNDAAVGKVTSTLEEQFPKDDEFRVSKSKPSPSNSIPLPLAFQIPSMPSLESLN, from the exons ATGGTGAGTTGCTTGGCTGAATCGGGGAAGACATATGtggaaaaattgataaataggGTAACAGCAGAATTACGTTTTGTATTTTGCTTCACATGCATTGCTAAGGAATTCGAAGAAAAAAAACCTGAGTTGGAAGCTGAAAGAAAAACTATGGAGCAACGTGTTCAAGTAGCAGTAAGTGAAGGTAAAGTCATTCGGGCTAATGTTCTTCATTGGATAAAGAAAGTTGATAAGCTGATTCAAGAGAAcaccaaaacaaaacaaacatgtttttttggattttgtCCTGATTGCATAGGGCGATATAAAAGGGGAAAGGAGTTGGTAAATATGACAGAGGAGATTAAATCGTCAATAGAAAAGggagaaatatttgaaattattgatCTCCCTCAATCTCTTCCAGGTTGTGGTTATTATTCATTGGACTATTACATTCAATTTAAAGGTagagagtcaaaatacaaagaactattggatgcactaaaAGATGACAACAACTATATGACCGGATTGCAAGGGATGGGGGGCACCGGAAAAACTACATTGGCAATAAAAGTCGGTAAAGAACTAGAGGAATCTAAAAAATTCGATCATGTCATTGATACAACAGTGTCATTTACTCTTGATATAAAAAAGATTCAAGATGATATTGCTGGACCTCTAGGATTGAAATTCGAAGACTGTAATAACTCAGACCGACCCAAAATACTAAGGAGCAGATTAACAAATGGTGAGAAAATTCTTCTTATTCTGGATGATGTGTGGGATCAAGACACCCCTCTTGATTTTGATAGAATAGGAATTCCAAAACGAGACAATCACAATGGTTGCAGAGTTCTCATAACCACACGTAGTAAACGAATACTCGATACAATGAATTGTGATAAGAAAATTGAATTGGAGATCTTATCTGatgaagatgcatggatcaTGTTCAAAAATTATGCCGGTATAAACGATAGTTTTTCAAATAGTTTGACCAGTAAGGGACAAAAAATTGCTCGCAAATGCAAAGGATTACCGGTTGCAATTGCAGTAATTGCCAGAAGTTTAAAGGGCCAACAACATCGCAAGCATGAGTGGGATGCGACCTTGAAATCCTTGAAGAAGCATGTGTCCATGCCTAATGTTGATGACGATGTGGTTGGAATTTATAAATGTTTGAAGTTTAGCTATGATTATATGAAGAATAAAAAAGCCAAGGAATTGCTCCTCTTATCTTCTGTATTCCCAGAAGACGAAATAATTTCTGTTGAAATTCTAACTAGACTTGGCATTGGAATGGGCATTTTTGGGGAGGATTATCGCAGCTACAATGATACCCGAAACGAAGTAGTTGTTGCCAAAAATAAACTCATAGATTCTTGTTTGTTGTTGGATGTCATTGATACCGAAAACATAGAAAatgtcaaaatgcatgattTAGTTCGTGATGCGGCTCAATGGATAGCGAACAAAGAGATTTGGGAtgtaaatttatctataaaagaTCAAAAGTTATTGgttcaaaaagaaataaatattaaatatttattttgtaaaggGAAGGACATGGATTTGTTTTGTTGTAAATTTGAGTGCTCCAAACTTGAGACTCTAATTGTTGACATAGATAGAGATGAAGGCCAGGAATGTATGGGAGTCCCAAATTCtttctttgaaaatattttcaagCTTCGAGTTTTATACTTTAAAAGTACTCACAAAATGTACTCTCTATCATTACCACAATCAATTCAGTCATTGACGAATATTCGATCTTTGTTGGTTGAAGGAGTGGATTTAGGTGACATCTCTATTTTGGGAAAGCTGCCAAGTCTTGAGACTCTTGATTTGGATTTCTGCAAAATCAATGAATTGCCATTTGAAATTACAAAATTGGGgaaatttaaattgttgtaCTTGAATAATTGTGTAATTCGAAGGAATAATCCATTTGAAGTCATTGAAAAATGCTCATCACTGGAAGAGTTGTATTTCAAAAAGAGTTTTAACAATTTTTGTCGAGAAATAACCATACCCGAGTTGCAAAAGTATCATATTTATAACGGCTTGGGTATAATGAAATATTCACAATCAAAATATGTGAATTTTTGTGCTAGTGATGCATCTGTTTTTTCAGAAGCAACGTTCAAGTATTTCATGCGAACAACAGAGTTTCTTCGACTAATAGGAATTAAGATGGGATGGAGAAATCTCATGCCTGAGATTGTTCCTATAGATCTAGGTATGAATGATCTTGTTGAGCTTCATTTGAGTTCTATTTCACAGTTACAGTGTCTCATTAAAACTATTGGTTCTCAAGTACCAAGTCTTTTGTCCAAGTTGGTTGTACTAAAATTGGATAATATGGAAAATTTAGAAGAACTATTCAATGGTTCCTTATCCTTTGACTCTTTGAAGAATTTAGAGAGGCTATCAATGATCCGgtgtaaaaaatttcaaagattCTTTAATTGCAAGCTAAATCTCTGCAATTTGAAGACCTTGATACTAAAGCAATGTCCAATGTTGGTTTCCCTATTTCCATTGATGTCTCAGAATCTGGTGCAACTAGAGAAATTGGAAATAACTGATTGTGAGGAACTGAAAAACATAATAGATGTAAAAAGAGAGGAGGAATCAAGTGAAGAAATAGACGATGGTGATAATGATAACAAGAGGCATGACTCGatttttccaaaactaaaagtTCTTGATATTGAGGGATGTCACCGATTAGAATCGATACTTCCCTTCCTCTCTTCTCAAGATTTTCCAGTACTAGAAGGTATCTCAATAAAAAGATGTGATGGGCTGAAATACATATTTAGCCAATACCAACATGTTGAACTTAAGTCTCTAAAACAAATGGAGCTCTTTCAATTACCAAGTTTCATAGACATTTTTCCGAAATGCTATGATTCCATGTCTTTGCTTGTGAATGAGTCATGTTCCACTTCCAGAGATGGTTTCAAGGCACAAATACAATTGGACCCTATCAAATGCAATATCTTCTCTTGGCCTTTTatatgttgtcgtggtgataAATTTGGGAGTTCGTCAACAACTAGAATTCCATTGGTTTCTGAGGATCAACCACAGGACTACTCAATCACATTG GTATCAAATTCACACAATCTTCATATATGGGAACGTGCTCAATGTCTTTCGGTACACCCACATTTCATGTGCAATATTAAAAACATTGTGCTGTTTCAAATTTTGAAGATAAAATCGGTGTTTATCCTGTCTATTGCTCCAAGAATGTTGGAAACTTTGACAATTACAAATTGTGATGAATTGAAGCACATAGTGATAGATACCGAAGATCATGACAGTAGTGGCAATAATTGGGGCAATGTCTTCCCTACATTGAAAAGGCTCCACGTTCAAAAGTGCATGCAATTGGAATACATATTTGGACACTACACTAATGACCATCAAAATCACACTGAGATTCACCTTCATCTTCCAGCATTGCAATATCTCAATTTTTGCAATCTGCCAAGTTTAGTCGCTATGTGTCCCAAACAATATCGCCCAACATTTCCATCTTTGAAAGAACTTGAACTAAATAAATGCTCCCAAGTTGATATCAAATCTATCGGTGATTTCATTATTCATTCGGTTTCAAAATCTCAAGACAGTACAATCATGAAG GAATTGAGCGTGaaacattttattgatttggaAAGTCTCAGGGTAGATAACTCCAAAgcagaaaatttattttgtctcaatgAAATGGATGGACAACCAATTAACTTAGGGTTGCAAAAGATTCAGTTATCTGATATGCATGATATGAAGTACCTTTTCGGGGGACCCAAAAATTCTTTTATTCTAAAAAACCTTACAAAGATAATAATCATACGATGTGAAATATTGAAAGTACTTTTCTCCACTTCTATTTTAAGATGCCtatcaaaattagtttttctaAGAATAGAAGAATGCAAGGAGTTGAAACATATCATTGAAGATGACTTGCAGAATCAAAACATGTTGAATTCCTTCCCAAAGCTAAAAGTACTTGTTGTAGTAAAGTGCTGCAAGTTGAAATATGTCCTTCCGGTCTCCATATGTCAAGAGTTTCTTGAGCTGGAGGCACTAGTAATAAGAAAAGCAGTTGAATTAGAGGAAATATTCAAAAGTGAAGGTGATCAAAAAGTCAAGATTccaaaactaaattttatagTATTTGACAAACTACCAAGCCTCTTCTTCACCCAAGGAATTCAATTTCAGACAACAAAAACTCGTTTTGTACGAAATTGTCGAAAACTCTCTTCGTGTTTAGCATCTACTCCCTACAACTTCATTGAAATTTATCACTTTTTCGTAGAAAACACAG ATGAAGAAACACCTAAACAAGTATTACAACAATTACTAGAAGCGTCCGATGGTAGCGATAGTGGTAACGAAAGTCCAAGTGCAGAAACCACTGAAGATTTTGATGGTGGGATTGAAGTTGAAGTGGCATCACAG ATACAACTGAAACTCACACCAGAAGCAGAGCATGAATTTGTTGAAAATGTTCCGGATTTAGAGATACCATCAATAGCAATATTACCTACAAATTCAAAA GAGTTGGTGAATGAAGAATCAACGAATCAACAGTGTTTGATGAACCAACAACATCCACTTGGAGAAATTGATACTACCACCAAACCTTCTCAAGGAAATAAT TGTTTGAAAGAAACAGAGGACCAAAATATTCAAGAGGGTTATACGCCAGAAAAAACTGTTGCAGAAACTATGTCTACCATTTCAGAAACAAGAAATGGGCCACCTATACAATACATTTCTCCTAAACAAAAG TGTGTTGAAGAAGGAACTGCATTAACAAATGCCAACACAATAACACCCTCAACTCATTTAGAATTAGTCACTTCATCAAAG GAACAAGATGTTGATGTTAGAGACTCTTTGGGAACTACCAAGACTAATGATGATCAAG TTTCTCTAAATGATGCTGCTGTTGGGAAAGTAACCTCAACTCTTGAGGAACAGTTTCCTAAGGATGATGAATTTAGAGTTTCAAAATCTAAGCCCTCTCCAAGCAATAGCATTCCTTTGCCTCTTGCATTTCAGATTCCTTCCATGCCCTCTTTGGAGAGTCTTAACTAG
- the LOC101507086 gene encoding uncharacterized protein isoform X2, with product MVSCLAESGKTYVEKLINRVTAELRFVFCFTCIAKEFEEKKPELEAERKTMEQRVQVAVSEGKVIRANVLHWIKKVDKLIQENTKTKQTCFFGFCPDCIGRYKRGKELVNMTEEIKSSIEKGEIFEIIDLPQSLPGCGYYSLDYYIQFKGRESKYKELLDALKDDNNYMTGLQGMGGTGKTTLAIKVGKELEESKKFDHVIDTTVSFTLDIKKIQDDIAGPLGLKFEDCNNSDRPKILRSRLTNGEKILLILDDVWDQDTPLDFDRIGIPKRDNHNGCRVLITTRSKRILDTMNCDKKIELEILSDEDAWIMFKNYAGINDSFSNSLTSKGQKIARKCKGLPVAIAVIARSLKGQQHRKHEWDATLKSLKKHVSMPNVDDDVVGIYKCLKFSYDYMKNKKAKELLLLSSVFPEDEIISVEILTRLGIGMGIFGEDYRSYNDTRNEVVVAKNKLIDSCLLLDVIDTENIENVKMHDLVRDAAQWIANKEIWDVNLSIKDQKLLVQKEINIKYLFCKGKDMDLFCCKFECSKLETLIVDIDRDEGQECMGVPNSFFENIFKLRVLYFKSTHKMYSLSLPQSIQSLTNIRSLLVEGVDLGDISILGKLPSLETLDLDFCKINELPFEITKLGKFKLLYLNNCVIRRNNPFEVIEKCSSLEELYFKKSFNNFCREITIPELQKYHIYNGLGIMKYSQSKYVNFCASDASVFSEATFKYFMRTTEFLRLIGIKMGWRNLMPEIVPIDLGMNDLVELHLSSISQLQCLIKTIGSQVPSLLSKLVVLKLDNMENLEELFNGSLSFDSLKNLERLSMIRCKKFQRFFNCKLNLCNLKTLILKQCPMLVSLFPLMSQNLVQLEKLEITDCEELKNIIDVKREEESSEEIDDGDNDNKRHDSIFPKLKVLDIEGCHRLESILPFLSSQDFPVLEGISIKRCDGLKYIFSQYQHVELKSLKQMELFQLPSFIDIFPKCYDSMSLLVNESCSTSRDGFKAQIQLDPIKCNIFSWPFICCRGDKFGSSSTTRIPLVSEDQPQDYSITLVSNSHNLHIWERAQCLSVHPHFMCNIKNIVLFQILKIKSVFILSIAPRMLETLTITNCDELKHIVIDTEDHDSSGNNWGNVFPTLKRLHVQKCMQLEYIFGHYTNDHQNHTEIHLHLPALQYLNFCNLPSLVAMCPKQYRPTFPSLKELELNKCSQVDIKSIGDFIIHSVSKSQDSTIMKELSVKHFIDLESLRVDNSKAENLFCLNEMDGQPINLGLQKIQLSDMHDMKYLFGGPKNSFILKNLTKIIIIRCEILKVLFSTSILRCLSKLVFLRIEECKELKHIIEDDLQNQNMLNSFPKLKVLVVVKCCKLKYVLPVSICQEFLELEALVIRKAVELEEIFKSEGDQKVKIPKLNFIVFDKLPSLFFTQGIQFQTTKTRFVRNCRKLSSCLASTPYNFIEIYHFFVENTDEETPKQVLQQLLEASDGSDSGNESPSAETTEDFDGGIEVEVASQIQLKLTPEAEHEFVENVPDLEIPSIAILPTNSKELVNEESTNQQCLMNQQHPLGEIDTTTKPSQGNNCVEEGTALTNANTITPSTHLELVTSSKEQDVDVRDSLGTTKTNDDQVSLNDAAVGKVTSTLEEQFPKDDEFRVSKSKPSPSNSIPLPLAFQIPSMPSLESLN from the exons ATGGTGAGTTGCTTGGCTGAATCGGGGAAGACATATGtggaaaaattgataaataggGTAACAGCAGAATTACGTTTTGTATTTTGCTTCACATGCATTGCTAAGGAATTCGAAGAAAAAAAACCTGAGTTGGAAGCTGAAAGAAAAACTATGGAGCAACGTGTTCAAGTAGCAGTAAGTGAAGGTAAAGTCATTCGGGCTAATGTTCTTCATTGGATAAAGAAAGTTGATAAGCTGATTCAAGAGAAcaccaaaacaaaacaaacatgtttttttggattttgtCCTGATTGCATAGGGCGATATAAAAGGGGAAAGGAGTTGGTAAATATGACAGAGGAGATTAAATCGTCAATAGAAAAGggagaaatatttgaaattattgatCTCCCTCAATCTCTTCCAGGTTGTGGTTATTATTCATTGGACTATTACATTCAATTTAAAGGTagagagtcaaaatacaaagaactattggatgcactaaaAGATGACAACAACTATATGACCGGATTGCAAGGGATGGGGGGCACCGGAAAAACTACATTGGCAATAAAAGTCGGTAAAGAACTAGAGGAATCTAAAAAATTCGATCATGTCATTGATACAACAGTGTCATTTACTCTTGATATAAAAAAGATTCAAGATGATATTGCTGGACCTCTAGGATTGAAATTCGAAGACTGTAATAACTCAGACCGACCCAAAATACTAAGGAGCAGATTAACAAATGGTGAGAAAATTCTTCTTATTCTGGATGATGTGTGGGATCAAGACACCCCTCTTGATTTTGATAGAATAGGAATTCCAAAACGAGACAATCACAATGGTTGCAGAGTTCTCATAACCACACGTAGTAAACGAATACTCGATACAATGAATTGTGATAAGAAAATTGAATTGGAGATCTTATCTGatgaagatgcatggatcaTGTTCAAAAATTATGCCGGTATAAACGATAGTTTTTCAAATAGTTTGACCAGTAAGGGACAAAAAATTGCTCGCAAATGCAAAGGATTACCGGTTGCAATTGCAGTAATTGCCAGAAGTTTAAAGGGCCAACAACATCGCAAGCATGAGTGGGATGCGACCTTGAAATCCTTGAAGAAGCATGTGTCCATGCCTAATGTTGATGACGATGTGGTTGGAATTTATAAATGTTTGAAGTTTAGCTATGATTATATGAAGAATAAAAAAGCCAAGGAATTGCTCCTCTTATCTTCTGTATTCCCAGAAGACGAAATAATTTCTGTTGAAATTCTAACTAGACTTGGCATTGGAATGGGCATTTTTGGGGAGGATTATCGCAGCTACAATGATACCCGAAACGAAGTAGTTGTTGCCAAAAATAAACTCATAGATTCTTGTTTGTTGTTGGATGTCATTGATACCGAAAACATAGAAAatgtcaaaatgcatgattTAGTTCGTGATGCGGCTCAATGGATAGCGAACAAAGAGATTTGGGAtgtaaatttatctataaaagaTCAAAAGTTATTGgttcaaaaagaaataaatattaaatatttattttgtaaaggGAAGGACATGGATTTGTTTTGTTGTAAATTTGAGTGCTCCAAACTTGAGACTCTAATTGTTGACATAGATAGAGATGAAGGCCAGGAATGTATGGGAGTCCCAAATTCtttctttgaaaatattttcaagCTTCGAGTTTTATACTTTAAAAGTACTCACAAAATGTACTCTCTATCATTACCACAATCAATTCAGTCATTGACGAATATTCGATCTTTGTTGGTTGAAGGAGTGGATTTAGGTGACATCTCTATTTTGGGAAAGCTGCCAAGTCTTGAGACTCTTGATTTGGATTTCTGCAAAATCAATGAATTGCCATTTGAAATTACAAAATTGGGgaaatttaaattgttgtaCTTGAATAATTGTGTAATTCGAAGGAATAATCCATTTGAAGTCATTGAAAAATGCTCATCACTGGAAGAGTTGTATTTCAAAAAGAGTTTTAACAATTTTTGTCGAGAAATAACCATACCCGAGTTGCAAAAGTATCATATTTATAACGGCTTGGGTATAATGAAATATTCACAATCAAAATATGTGAATTTTTGTGCTAGTGATGCATCTGTTTTTTCAGAAGCAACGTTCAAGTATTTCATGCGAACAACAGAGTTTCTTCGACTAATAGGAATTAAGATGGGATGGAGAAATCTCATGCCTGAGATTGTTCCTATAGATCTAGGTATGAATGATCTTGTTGAGCTTCATTTGAGTTCTATTTCACAGTTACAGTGTCTCATTAAAACTATTGGTTCTCAAGTACCAAGTCTTTTGTCCAAGTTGGTTGTACTAAAATTGGATAATATGGAAAATTTAGAAGAACTATTCAATGGTTCCTTATCCTTTGACTCTTTGAAGAATTTAGAGAGGCTATCAATGATCCGgtgtaaaaaatttcaaagattCTTTAATTGCAAGCTAAATCTCTGCAATTTGAAGACCTTGATACTAAAGCAATGTCCAATGTTGGTTTCCCTATTTCCATTGATGTCTCAGAATCTGGTGCAACTAGAGAAATTGGAAATAACTGATTGTGAGGAACTGAAAAACATAATAGATGTAAAAAGAGAGGAGGAATCAAGTGAAGAAATAGACGATGGTGATAATGATAACAAGAGGCATGACTCGatttttccaaaactaaaagtTCTTGATATTGAGGGATGTCACCGATTAGAATCGATACTTCCCTTCCTCTCTTCTCAAGATTTTCCAGTACTAGAAGGTATCTCAATAAAAAGATGTGATGGGCTGAAATACATATTTAGCCAATACCAACATGTTGAACTTAAGTCTCTAAAACAAATGGAGCTCTTTCAATTACCAAGTTTCATAGACATTTTTCCGAAATGCTATGATTCCATGTCTTTGCTTGTGAATGAGTCATGTTCCACTTCCAGAGATGGTTTCAAGGCACAAATACAATTGGACCCTATCAAATGCAATATCTTCTCTTGGCCTTTTatatgttgtcgtggtgataAATTTGGGAGTTCGTCAACAACTAGAATTCCATTGGTTTCTGAGGATCAACCACAGGACTACTCAATCACATTG GTATCAAATTCACACAATCTTCATATATGGGAACGTGCTCAATGTCTTTCGGTACACCCACATTTCATGTGCAATATTAAAAACATTGTGCTGTTTCAAATTTTGAAGATAAAATCGGTGTTTATCCTGTCTATTGCTCCAAGAATGTTGGAAACTTTGACAATTACAAATTGTGATGAATTGAAGCACATAGTGATAGATACCGAAGATCATGACAGTAGTGGCAATAATTGGGGCAATGTCTTCCCTACATTGAAAAGGCTCCACGTTCAAAAGTGCATGCAATTGGAATACATATTTGGACACTACACTAATGACCATCAAAATCACACTGAGATTCACCTTCATCTTCCAGCATTGCAATATCTCAATTTTTGCAATCTGCCAAGTTTAGTCGCTATGTGTCCCAAACAATATCGCCCAACATTTCCATCTTTGAAAGAACTTGAACTAAATAAATGCTCCCAAGTTGATATCAAATCTATCGGTGATTTCATTATTCATTCGGTTTCAAAATCTCAAGACAGTACAATCATGAAG GAATTGAGCGTGaaacattttattgatttggaAAGTCTCAGGGTAGATAACTCCAAAgcagaaaatttattttgtctcaatgAAATGGATGGACAACCAATTAACTTAGGGTTGCAAAAGATTCAGTTATCTGATATGCATGATATGAAGTACCTTTTCGGGGGACCCAAAAATTCTTTTATTCTAAAAAACCTTACAAAGATAATAATCATACGATGTGAAATATTGAAAGTACTTTTCTCCACTTCTATTTTAAGATGCCtatcaaaattagtttttctaAGAATAGAAGAATGCAAGGAGTTGAAACATATCATTGAAGATGACTTGCAGAATCAAAACATGTTGAATTCCTTCCCAAAGCTAAAAGTACTTGTTGTAGTAAAGTGCTGCAAGTTGAAATATGTCCTTCCGGTCTCCATATGTCAAGAGTTTCTTGAGCTGGAGGCACTAGTAATAAGAAAAGCAGTTGAATTAGAGGAAATATTCAAAAGTGAAGGTGATCAAAAAGTCAAGATTccaaaactaaattttatagTATTTGACAAACTACCAAGCCTCTTCTTCACCCAAGGAATTCAATTTCAGACAACAAAAACTCGTTTTGTACGAAATTGTCGAAAACTCTCTTCGTGTTTAGCATCTACTCCCTACAACTTCATTGAAATTTATCACTTTTTCGTAGAAAACACAG ATGAAGAAACACCTAAACAAGTATTACAACAATTACTAGAAGCGTCCGATGGTAGCGATAGTGGTAACGAAAGTCCAAGTGCAGAAACCACTGAAGATTTTGATGGTGGGATTGAAGTTGAAGTGGCATCACAG ATACAACTGAAACTCACACCAGAAGCAGAGCATGAATTTGTTGAAAATGTTCCGGATTTAGAGATACCATCAATAGCAATATTACCTACAAATTCAAAA GAGTTGGTGAATGAAGAATCAACGAATCAACAGTGTTTGATGAACCAACAACATCCACTTGGAGAAATTGATACTACCACCAAACCTTCTCAAGGAAATAAT TGTGTTGAAGAAGGAACTGCATTAACAAATGCCAACACAATAACACCCTCAACTCATTTAGAATTAGTCACTTCATCAAAG GAACAAGATGTTGATGTTAGAGACTCTTTGGGAACTACCAAGACTAATGATGATCAAG TTTCTCTAAATGATGCTGCTGTTGGGAAAGTAACCTCAACTCTTGAGGAACAGTTTCCTAAGGATGATGAATTTAGAGTTTCAAAATCTAAGCCCTCTCCAAGCAATAGCATTCCTTTGCCTCTTGCATTTCAGATTCCTTCCATGCCCTCTTTGGAGAGTCTTAACTAG
- the LOC113786660 gene encoding uncharacterized protein, whose amino-acid sequence MKGVLRFGNKGKLSPRFIGPFEVLKRVGPVAYRLALPPDLLGVHPVFHISMLQKYLHDPSHVINHEDVQLDGSLSYVEHPIAILDRQVRRLHSKDIVSVKVLWRGPSSEETTWEPEEVICVKHPYLC is encoded by the coding sequence ATGAAAGGAGTTTTGCGATTTGGTAACAAGGGGAAGCTAAGTCCAAGATTCATTGGACCATTTGAAGTTTTAAAAAGAGTCGGACCAGTAGCGTATCGCTTGGCACTTCCACCGGATCTCTTGGGAGTTCATCCAGTTTTTCATATTTCGATGCTTCAGAAGTATCTTCACGACCCTTCTCATGTGATTAATCATGAAGACGTACAGTTAGATGGGAGTCTATCGTACGTTGAACATCCAATAGCTATATTAGATCGCCAAGTGAGACGTTTACACTCAAAGGATATCGTTTCAGTAAAAGTTCTTTGGCGTGGTCCATCCAGCGAAGAAACTACTTGGGAACCCGAAGAAGTCATCTGTGTAAAGCACCCATACTTATGCTGA